TTATCAACTATTAACAAAGCCCAGAATGGAACAACCGGATTGTGAAAGATAAGGCCGCAGGGGCAACTTTAGCGCAATTTAAGGTTACAATAAATTTCATTTACGGAGGCCATCATATGGCGCTTTCCCCCAGCCAGCGCGCTAAGCGCATTGTCCAGTCGGAAATTCGTGTAATGTCCGTGGAGTGCGAGAGGATTAAAGGCATTAACCTGGCCCAGGGCATCTGTGATACGCCGGTGCCGGAGGTTGTGCGGGAAGGCGCGTGCAGAGCCATGGAGCGCGGTATCAACAGCTATACCCGGGCCGAAGGGCTGGCGGATCTCCGTCGGGCTGTGGCTGAAAAGATGCGCCGATTCAACGGATTGGATTGTGATCCGGAGACTGAAGTCATCATCCATTCTGGATCCACGGGCGCATTCTATGCCAGCTGCCTTGCCTTGTTGAATCCAGGCGATGAAGTCATTCTGTTCGAACCTTTTTATGGCTACCACCTGAACACATTGACCGCTGTAGAAGTGAAGCCGGTCTTTGTCACGCTACAGGCCCCGGATTGGAATTTTCGTCCTCAGGACCTTGAGGCGGTAGTCACTCCGCGCACCCGCGCCATCATGATCAACTCGCCGGCAAACCCTTCAGGAAAGGTCTTTACCCGCCAGGAATTGGAATGGCTGGCTGACTTTGCGCGGCGGCATGATCTATTCGTCTTTACTGACGAAATTTACGAGTATTTTATCTATGAGGGCAGCCACATCAGCCCGGCTACCCTCCCCGGAATGCGCGAGCGCACCATCACTATCTCCGGCTATTCAAAGACCTTCAGCATCACCGGCTGGCGCATCGGCTATATCATCTGCGACCGCAAATGGGCCCAGTCCATTGCCTATTTTCATGACCTGATTTACGTGTGCGCCCCAGCGCCGCTCCAGATCGGCGTGGCGGAAGGAATCGTAAAGCTGCCAGACAGTTTTTACCAGGGAATCACGGAGGAATACCTGCGCAAGCGTGACCTGTTGTGTAACACCTTGAGCGAGATTGGCCTCACGCCCTCAGTCCCGGCAGGCGCGTACTATGTGCTTGCCGATGCCAGTATCCTCGCCGGCAAGACGAGCAAGGAAAAGTCCATGACTTTGCTGCGCGAAACCGGCGTGGCCACTGTCGCGGGTAGCGCCTTCTACCAGGCTGGAGGCGGTGAGCGACTGATCCGGTTCTGCTTCGCCAAATCTGACGAAGAGTTGCGGGAAGCATGCCGCAGGCTTCAGATGCTACCGGAAAAACTGGGGAAGGTCGCGATGTCGCATCGCGGGTAATAAGCTGAAGGTGGTCTTGTCTTGCCAAACACTACTTAGGGTTTTAGCTTGTAGATCGCGCTACTAAGGTCCCGTGTATTCCCATTATGAAACATTAGTTCCAATTTGGAACTTGCTTCTAAACTTAGCTCTTAGACTAATTTTGATGTTCTAATTTTTCCCAACTAAAATGTCACAGAATATGCATTCAAAATCGTTCCATTAGTATGATGTAATGAATGCTCCTTGCAGCCAGCCGCAGGGTTTCTTCGCATTGCGATTCATCAATCAAGCAATAAATATCGAGTCAAAAAAGAGAGCTTATGGCGGACCGCGAAATTGTTGACATTTTGGGAATAGGTATCGGCCCTTCGAATCTCAGCATGGCCGCCCTGCTTTATCCCATCAAAGATGTAACTTGCCGCTTTTTGGAAAAAAGAGTGCGTTTTGAATGGCATCCTGGCCTCATGTTTCCTGAAGCCAACATCCAGGTTTCTTTTTTAAAGGACCTGGTGACGCTCGCGGACCCTACCAGCGCATTTTCTTTTGTCTCGTTCCTGCACGCACAAAAAAGACTATATCGCTTTATCACTGCCAATTTTCCCCGGATCAGCAGGCTGGAATATAACCAGTACTTGCAGTGGATTTGCGCCTCCCTGCCTAATCTCCATTTCGGATGCGATGTAGAAGAAGTTACGCATGATGGCGATTCGTTTGTGGTCTATGGGAGCCAGGGACCGCACTATGCCAGGAATCTGGTGCTCGGAACCGGACTAGCTCCGTCTGTCCCGAGCTGCGCCAAGAAGCACCTTGGCCATCCCAGCGTGTTTTTCGCTTTGGAATTCCTCGACCACGAAATTGATGCCACTGGTATGCGGGTGGCGATTGTCGGCGGCGGACAGACCGGCGCGGAGATCGTTTCGCGCCTTCTGCTGGAAACGGATAAGTTGCCGAAGGAAATCCTCTGGGTGTCGCGGCGTCATAATTTTCTGCCGCTCGATGAGTCTCCCTTCGCCAATGAGCTCTTTACGCCGGCGTACAGCGAATATTTCTACAAGCTCACTCCGGCGGAGAAAGCAAGATTGCTGCTGGAGCAGAAACTTGCCAGCGACGGCATCGCCACCGACTTGCTGGAGAGGATTTATCGCCGTCTCTATAACCTTGAATTTCTGCATCACCGTGGACGCATCTGCTCGTTGCGGCCCGGCAGCCGGATTGAGGAGATCGAAAGGGTCGATGGGGAGTGGCTGCTTACCGTCACCAGTTCGGTCGGGAACAGGACTGAATCGCTTCCCGCCGACATTATCATCTTGTGCACAGGCTTTGAGTACCGGATGCCGGCTTTTCTTTCTGGCTTAAAGCACCGCATTCACTGGACCGAGGATGGCTACAATGTAGGCCGTGATTTCTCCGTCGAATGGGATGGCCCCGCGGACCAAAAGATCTACGTGCAGAATGCAGCCCAGAAGCAGCGGGGCGTGGCCGATCCCAACCTGAGTCTCATAGCATGGCGGAGCGCCACCATCATCAACAGTCTCATGAAGAGAAAAGTTTATGATGCGGACCAGACAAGTTCATTGTTCGACTGGGAGCAGGAACAGAAAACCAGGCAGGCAGTTGGAGGGGTGCTGTGAAGGCGGAGAGCGATCTGTTGTTGGCTTATATGGAGCCGGAGTGCAGTGAGTCCGGCATGAAGCTGCAGGAATTGGACGTCTCCCGTCATCAGTTTCCCTTCAAATCCTCGAGATTCACCGTGGAACCGGGCGGCAACTCTCCTCTGGACAAGCACAGCGTGGCTGAAATGTGGATCATCGTGGAAGGAACCGGCGAGCTCCTCTATAACGAAAAATCCCACCAGGTAAAAGCGGGCGATGCGGTGTATTTTGAGCCCTTTCAAACCCACCTCATCCGCAACCATTCCTCTCAGGCGCTGAAAGTGCTTTCCTTCTGGTGGCAGCAGCCATGTTC
This region of Terriglobia bacterium genomic DNA includes:
- a CDS encoding pyridoxal phosphate-dependent aminotransferase, which encodes MALSPSQRAKRIVQSEIRVMSVECERIKGINLAQGICDTPVPEVVREGACRAMERGINSYTRAEGLADLRRAVAEKMRRFNGLDCDPETEVIIHSGSTGAFYASCLALLNPGDEVILFEPFYGYHLNTLTAVEVKPVFVTLQAPDWNFRPQDLEAVVTPRTRAIMINSPANPSGKVFTRQELEWLADFARRHDLFVFTDEIYEYFIYEGSHISPATLPGMRERTITISGYSKTFSITGWRIGYIICDRKWAQSIAYFHDLIYVCAPAPLQIGVAEGIVKLPDSFYQGITEEYLRKRDLLCNTLSEIGLTPSVPAGAYYVLADASILAGKTSKEKSMTLLRETGVATVAGSAFYQAGGGERLIRFCFAKSDEELREACRRLQMLPEKLGKVAMSHRG
- a CDS encoding SidA/IucD/PvdA family monooxygenase — protein: MADREIVDILGIGIGPSNLSMAALLYPIKDVTCRFLEKRVRFEWHPGLMFPEANIQVSFLKDLVTLADPTSAFSFVSFLHAQKRLYRFITANFPRISRLEYNQYLQWICASLPNLHFGCDVEEVTHDGDSFVVYGSQGPHYARNLVLGTGLAPSVPSCAKKHLGHPSVFFALEFLDHEIDATGMRVAIVGGGQTGAEIVSRLLLETDKLPKEILWVSRRHNFLPLDESPFANELFTPAYSEYFYKLTPAEKARLLLEQKLASDGIATDLLERIYRRLYNLEFLHHRGRICSLRPGSRIEEIERVDGEWLLTVTSSVGNRTESLPADIIILCTGFEYRMPAFLSGLKHRIHWTEDGYNVGRDFSVEWDGPADQKIYVQNAAQKQRGVADPNLSLIAWRSATIINSLMKRKVYDADQTSSLFDWEQEQKTRQAVGGVL
- a CDS encoding cupin domain-containing protein; its protein translation is MKLQELDVSRHQFPFKSSRFTVEPGGNSPLDKHSVAEMWIIVEGTGELLYNEKSHQVKAGDAVYFEPFQTHLIRNHSSQALKVLSFWWQQPCST